One Kribbella sp. NBC_00662 genomic region harbors:
- the pgk gene encoding phosphoglycerate kinase: protein MKTIEDLGDLAGQRVLVRSDLNVPIKDEVIGDDGRIRASLPTLIKLAKAGAKVIVTAHLGRPKGEPNPAYTLAPVAKRLGELLQPEGITVHFATDVTGESAQEAVQELDEGEVLLLENVRYDPREESKDEAQRGELADELAALADVFVSDGFGVVHRKQASVYDVARKLPHAAGGLVLAEVEVLKKLTEDPARPYVVVLGGAKVSDKLAVIDNLLAKADKLLIGGGMVFTFLKAQGHEVGKSLLEEDQLDTVKGYLETAKSKGVEIVLPTDIVVAPEFKADSPATVVAADAIPGDQLGLDIGPESGKAFAAEIAGAKTVFWNGPMGVFEMAAFAGGTKAVAQALTEVDGLSVVGGGDSAAAVRQLGFADEQFGHISTGGGASLEYLEGKELPGLAVLEED, encoded by the coding sequence GTGAAGACCATCGAAGACCTCGGCGACCTGGCAGGCCAGCGGGTACTGGTCCGGTCCGACCTGAACGTGCCGATCAAGGACGAGGTGATCGGCGACGACGGCCGCATCCGCGCCTCGCTGCCGACGCTGATCAAGCTCGCCAAGGCCGGCGCCAAGGTGATCGTCACCGCGCACCTCGGCCGTCCGAAGGGCGAGCCGAACCCGGCGTACACGCTGGCCCCGGTGGCCAAGCGGCTCGGTGAACTGCTGCAGCCCGAGGGCATCACCGTGCACTTCGCGACCGACGTCACCGGCGAGAGCGCGCAGGAGGCCGTCCAGGAGCTGGACGAGGGCGAGGTCCTGCTGCTCGAGAACGTGCGGTACGACCCGCGCGAGGAGAGCAAGGACGAGGCGCAGCGCGGCGAGCTGGCCGATGAGCTCGCAGCCCTGGCCGACGTCTTCGTCAGCGACGGCTTCGGTGTCGTACACCGCAAGCAGGCCAGTGTGTACGACGTCGCGCGCAAGCTCCCGCACGCGGCCGGCGGGCTCGTGCTCGCCGAGGTCGAGGTGCTGAAGAAGCTGACCGAGGACCCGGCCCGTCCGTACGTCGTCGTGCTCGGCGGCGCGAAGGTGTCGGACAAGCTCGCGGTGATCGACAACCTGCTGGCCAAGGCCGACAAGCTGCTGATCGGCGGCGGCATGGTCTTCACGTTCCTGAAGGCGCAGGGCCACGAGGTCGGCAAGAGCCTGCTCGAAGAGGACCAGCTCGACACGGTCAAGGGCTACCTGGAGACCGCGAAGTCGAAGGGCGTCGAGATCGTGCTGCCGACCGACATCGTGGTCGCGCCCGAGTTCAAGGCCGACTCGCCGGCCACCGTGGTCGCTGCCGACGCGATCCCGGGCGATCAGCTCGGCCTCGACATCGGCCCGGAGTCCGGCAAGGCGTTCGCGGCCGAGATCGCCGGCGCGAAGACGGTGTTCTGGAACGGCCCGATGGGTGTCTTCGAGATGGCCGCGTTCGCCGGCGGAACCAAGGCCGTCGCGCAGGCGTTGACCGAGGTGGACGGGCTGAGCGTCGTCGGCGGCGGTGACTCCGCGGCCGCCGTACGGCAGCTAGGCTTCGCCGACGAGCAGTTCGGGCACATCTCCACCGGCGGTGGGGCCTCGCTCGAATACCTGGAGGGCAAGGAGCTCCCGGGGCTCGCCGTACTGGAAGAGGACTGA